The following are from one region of the Salvelinus fontinalis isolate EN_2023a chromosome 5, ASM2944872v1, whole genome shotgun sequence genome:
- the LOC129854781 gene encoding transmembrane gamma-carboxyglutamic acid protein 2-like, translating to MPDLAEICIGMLSLLPLACARVVYNHNEVFLGQQSASSYLSRSLLWNKWDLELVTPGNLERECMEEVCTFEEAREVFEDTPQTNVFWDTYTSNHNTAPRVDVSGLVAGILAILVSAVISTVLGCYCYKNKAGRTAGSAGQPAPETVPLAGIIAPGLPSYGEALNSSGQHDAPPPPYSGGAPSEPPDPVDNTEITANTED from the exons ATGCCGGACTTGGCAGAGATATGTATTGGCATGCTGTCGCTGCTCCCCCTGGCTTGCGCCAGAGTTGTCTACAACCACAATGAAG TGTTCCTGGGACAACAGTCTGCGTCCTCGTACCTGTCTCGCTCGCTGCTCTGGAACAAATGGGACCTGGAGCTGGTGACGCCAGGCAACCTTGAGAGGgagtgcatggaggaggtgtgcacCTTCGAGGAGGCCAGGGAGGTGTTTGAGGACACACCCCAAACG AATGTATTTTGGGACACATATACCAGCAATCACA ACACGGCGCCCAGAGTGGATGTGTCGGGTCTAGTGGCAGGAATCTTGGCTATTCTAGTGTCTGCTGTCATATCCACGGTGCTGGGCTGCTACTGTTACAAGAACAAGGCTGGTAGGACGGCAGGCAG TGCTGGCCAGCCTGCCCCAGAGACAGTGCCTCTAGCTGGGATCATCGCCCCAGGACTGCCCTCCTATGGCGAAGCCCTGAACAGCAGTGGGCAGCATGACGCACCCCCGCCACCTTACTCTGG GGGGGCGCCATCAGAACCTCCGGACCCAGTTGACAATACTGAGATTACTGCTAATACTGAGGACTGA